A section of the Myxocyprinus asiaticus isolate MX2 ecotype Aquarium Trade chromosome 40, UBuf_Myxa_2, whole genome shotgun sequence genome encodes:
- the LOC127431320 gene encoding transmembrane protein 151B isoform X1 produces MQGVTVTGEAPTLNGGGREEQRPLKQSLSGSLCRESHWKCLLLTLLMYGCFGTLGWCSLYRITVMASDFNGDRARLYHDSPCSNGYVYIPVAFLAMLYVVYLVECWHCYSKTANLAKVKISEVYDRIQRLQQATPCIWWKAISYHYVRRTRQVTRYRNGDAYTTTQVYHERVNTHATSSEFDYSRLGVKDVSKELQGLLEHPVTRLRFTKCFSFASARAETAYLTQRARFFGDSEGLDDYMEAREGMHLKNVDFREHMLALPDPSWPPWYTRRWVYWLASAFLLSWPLRVIAEYRTAYVHYHVEKLFGENEDANDNDNTESGNYCTGFEHGTGGPTLRVISRVNTVDMTELEWHIRCNQQMVPSYSEALLMDLDMNTNTPLSVAMAAHIRRNSSYFLQSCPRCRRSTSSSSLPSWIRGNMATGTNSFPIRPGGRLSLSRSGLSLGRLHTSRRHPCLFHSRSLGGGMAGRVEEGGGGFLGLGFRVPDEERRGVLENEGLEDEEVEDRGREQLDERENGDIRDEERDRPPTYQDALYFPVLIVHGEESCHGGRGIDTG; encoded by the exons ATGCAAGGGGTGACGGTGACGGGAGAAGCGCCCACATTGAATGGGGGTGGAAGGGAGGAG CAGCGTCCCCTCAAGCAGTCCCTGAGTGGCTCACTGTGCCGAGAATCCCATTGGAAGTGCCTGCTGCTCACCTTGCTCATGTATGGCTGCTTTGGCACACTAGGCTGGTGCTCCCTGTACCGCATCACCGTAATGGCATCTGATTTCAATGGAGACAGAGCTCGACTATATCATGACAGCCCATGTTCCAATGGTTACGTATACATCCCTGTGGCCTTCCTGGCTATGCTTTACGTAGTCTACTTGGTGGAGTGCTGGCACTGTTACTCTAAAACAGCTAACCTTGCTAAGGTGAAAATCAGTGAGGTGTACGACAGGATCCAGCGGCTGCAGCAGGCCACACCTTGCATTTGGTGGAAGGCCATCAGCTACCATTATGTACGACGTACAAGACAGGTGACTCGCTACCGAAACGGAGACGCCTACACCACCACGCAGGTGTACCATGAAAGGGTCAATACGCACGCCACAAGCTCAGAGTTTGATTACTCGCGCCTTGGAGTCAAAGATGTTTCCAAAGAGCTGCAGGGCTTGTTGGAGCATCCTGTCACTCGCTTGCGTTTCACCAAGTGCTTCAGCTTTGCCAGTGCCCGTGCTGAGACTGCCTACCTTACACAAAGAGCACGCTTCTTTGGTGACAGTGAGGGTCTGGATGACTACATGGAGGCACGGGAAGGTATGCACCTCAAAAATGTGGACTTTCGGGAACACATGTTGGCACTTCCTGACCCATCATGGCCACCTTGGTACACACGACGCTGGGTGTACTGGCTCGCCTCTGCTTTTCTGCTGTCTTGGCCTCTTCGCGTGATTGCGGAGTACCGCACAGCTTACGTCCACTACCATGTTGAGAAACTGTTTGGCGAGAATGAGGACGCAAATGACAATGATAATACAGAATCTGGAAACTACTGTACAGGCTTTGAACATGGCACTGGTGGTCCCACCCTGCGTGTCATATCACGGGTCAACACAGTGGACATGACTGAACTGGAATGGCATATTCGCTGTAACCAGCAGATGGTGCCTAGCTACTCTGAGGCCTTGCTTATGGATTTGGATATGAATACAAACACGCCATTGTCTGTTGCAATGGCAGCACATATACGACGCAATTCCAGCTACTTCCTTCAGAGCTGCCCCAGGTGCCGGAGGTCGACAAGCAGTTCCTCGCTCCCATCCTGGATTAGGGGAAACATGGCCACAGGGACAAACTCATTCCCCATTAGGCCTGGAGGTAGGCTGTCTCTTAGTCGCAGCGGTTTATCACTTGGCCGTTTACATACAAGTCGTCGCCATCCTTGTCTGTTTCACTCAAGAAGCCTTGGGGGAGGGATGGCTGGCAGAGTGGAAGAGGGAGGTGGGGGTTTCCTTGGTCTCGGGTTCAGAGTGCCAGATGAGGAGAGGAGAGGCGTATTGGAGAACGAGGGTCTAGAAGACGAGGAGGTAGAGGACAGAGGCCGGGAACAGTTGGATGAGAGGGAGAATGGAGATATTAGGGATGAGGAGAGAGACCGGCCACCCACCTACCAGGATGCTCTGTACTTTCCAGTGTTAATTGTTCACGGGGAAGAGAGCTGTCATGGGGGGCGTGGCATTGACACAGGTTAA
- the LOC127431320 gene encoding transmembrane protein 151B isoform X2 encodes MQGVTVTGEAPTLNGGGREERPLKQSLSGSLCRESHWKCLLLTLLMYGCFGTLGWCSLYRITVMASDFNGDRARLYHDSPCSNGYVYIPVAFLAMLYVVYLVECWHCYSKTANLAKVKISEVYDRIQRLQQATPCIWWKAISYHYVRRTRQVTRYRNGDAYTTTQVYHERVNTHATSSEFDYSRLGVKDVSKELQGLLEHPVTRLRFTKCFSFASARAETAYLTQRARFFGDSEGLDDYMEAREGMHLKNVDFREHMLALPDPSWPPWYTRRWVYWLASAFLLSWPLRVIAEYRTAYVHYHVEKLFGENEDANDNDNTESGNYCTGFEHGTGGPTLRVISRVNTVDMTELEWHIRCNQQMVPSYSEALLMDLDMNTNTPLSVAMAAHIRRNSSYFLQSCPRCRRSTSSSSLPSWIRGNMATGTNSFPIRPGGRLSLSRSGLSLGRLHTSRRHPCLFHSRSLGGGMAGRVEEGGGGFLGLGFRVPDEERRGVLENEGLEDEEVEDRGREQLDERENGDIRDEERDRPPTYQDALYFPVLIVHGEESCHGGRGIDTG; translated from the exons ATGCAAGGGGTGACGGTGACGGGAGAAGCGCCCACATTGAATGGGGGTGGAAGGGAGGAG CGTCCCCTCAAGCAGTCCCTGAGTGGCTCACTGTGCCGAGAATCCCATTGGAAGTGCCTGCTGCTCACCTTGCTCATGTATGGCTGCTTTGGCACACTAGGCTGGTGCTCCCTGTACCGCATCACCGTAATGGCATCTGATTTCAATGGAGACAGAGCTCGACTATATCATGACAGCCCATGTTCCAATGGTTACGTATACATCCCTGTGGCCTTCCTGGCTATGCTTTACGTAGTCTACTTGGTGGAGTGCTGGCACTGTTACTCTAAAACAGCTAACCTTGCTAAGGTGAAAATCAGTGAGGTGTACGACAGGATCCAGCGGCTGCAGCAGGCCACACCTTGCATTTGGTGGAAGGCCATCAGCTACCATTATGTACGACGTACAAGACAGGTGACTCGCTACCGAAACGGAGACGCCTACACCACCACGCAGGTGTACCATGAAAGGGTCAATACGCACGCCACAAGCTCAGAGTTTGATTACTCGCGCCTTGGAGTCAAAGATGTTTCCAAAGAGCTGCAGGGCTTGTTGGAGCATCCTGTCACTCGCTTGCGTTTCACCAAGTGCTTCAGCTTTGCCAGTGCCCGTGCTGAGACTGCCTACCTTACACAAAGAGCACGCTTCTTTGGTGACAGTGAGGGTCTGGATGACTACATGGAGGCACGGGAAGGTATGCACCTCAAAAATGTGGACTTTCGGGAACACATGTTGGCACTTCCTGACCCATCATGGCCACCTTGGTACACACGACGCTGGGTGTACTGGCTCGCCTCTGCTTTTCTGCTGTCTTGGCCTCTTCGCGTGATTGCGGAGTACCGCACAGCTTACGTCCACTACCATGTTGAGAAACTGTTTGGCGAGAATGAGGACGCAAATGACAATGATAATACAGAATCTGGAAACTACTGTACAGGCTTTGAACATGGCACTGGTGGTCCCACCCTGCGTGTCATATCACGGGTCAACACAGTGGACATGACTGAACTGGAATGGCATATTCGCTGTAACCAGCAGATGGTGCCTAGCTACTCTGAGGCCTTGCTTATGGATTTGGATATGAATACAAACACGCCATTGTCTGTTGCAATGGCAGCACATATACGACGCAATTCCAGCTACTTCCTTCAGAGCTGCCCCAGGTGCCGGAGGTCGACAAGCAGTTCCTCGCTCCCATCCTGGATTAGGGGAAACATGGCCACAGGGACAAACTCATTCCCCATTAGGCCTGGAGGTAGGCTGTCTCTTAGTCGCAGCGGTTTATCACTTGGCCGTTTACATACAAGTCGTCGCCATCCTTGTCTGTTTCACTCAAGAAGCCTTGGGGGAGGGATGGCTGGCAGAGTGGAAGAGGGAGGTGGGGGTTTCCTTGGTCTCGGGTTCAGAGTGCCAGATGAGGAGAGGAGAGGCGTATTGGAGAACGAGGGTCTAGAAGACGAGGAGGTAGAGGACAGAGGCCGGGAACAGTTGGATGAGAGGGAGAATGGAGATATTAGGGATGAGGAGAGAGACCGGCCACCCACCTACCAGGATGCTCTGTACTTTCCAGTGTTAATTGTTCACGGGGAAGAGAGCTGTCATGGGGGGCGTGGCATTGACACAGGTTAA